In Oryza brachyantha chromosome 1, ObraRS2, whole genome shotgun sequence, the following are encoded in one genomic region:
- the LOC121053270 gene encoding uncharacterized protein LOC121053270, whose amino-acid sequence MATTAGGEELYESEVLWPDHQSPRRPHGVQPPARATATPARRGQTPCAAAHAATGSSRPVDIPRAAARQWSGGAEQADDDGGCGTMVPPHVMVSRRRSESEGEAFSLRSGTGRARRDLSHLRNSVLRMTGFIEG is encoded by the coding sequence atggcgacgacggcgggcggcgaggagctgTACGAGTCCGAGGTGCTGTGGCCGGATCACCAGTCGCCACGACGCCCGCACGGCGTCCAGCCGCCGGCgagagcgacggcgacgccggctaGGCGGGGCCAgacgccgtgcgccgccgctcacgcCGCCACCGGGAGCTCTCGGCCGGTGGACATTcccagggcggcggcgcgccagtggagcggcggcgccgagcaggccgacgacgacggcggctgcGGCACGATGGTGCCGCCCCACGTGATGGTGTCGCGGAGGCGATCGGAGTCGGAGGGGGAGGCGTTCTCGCTGCGGTCGGGGACGGGGCGGGCGCGCCGTGACCTGAGCCACCTGCGCAACTCCGTGCTGCGGATGACCGGGTTCATTGAAGGATGA
- the LOC102721595 gene encoding probable galacturonosyltransferase 15 isoform X2, producing MKVYITSAAAEAGEATKAKAVPHQQQQAARRGCRSAVVTGFLAGVLLFRAALLAIEASASLCPSATGCLDWRAGLGDWLYGGSGDAMEEFRKEWRRGRREASLLDPVVVEAAPDSLDGLMAEMDTMLASYDRLDMEAVVLKIMAMLLKMDRKVKSSRIRALFNRHLASLGVPKSMHCLTLRLAEEFAVNSAARSPVPLPEHAPRLTDGSYLHVAVVTDNVLAAAVAVASTVSSSADPARLVFHVVTDKKSYVPMHSWFALHPVSPAVVEVKGLHQFDWHDGGAIASVMRTIEEVQRSSMEYHQCDRSVVREYRRLEASKPSTFSLLNYLKIHLPEFFPELGRVILLDDDVVVREDLSGLWEQALGENIIGAVGGDHAGDDGAVCNEKTLGDHLNFTDPEVSAPSLGLQSSRCAWSWGVNIVDLDAWRRTNVTDTYQLWLEKNRESGFRLWKVGSLPPALIAFDGRVQAVEPRWHLRGLGWHAPDAELLHRSAVLHFSGPRKPWLEVASPDLRKLWLGHLNGSDSFLQGCGVVEQQ from the exons ATGAAGGTGTACatcacgtcggcggcggcggaggctggcgaggcgacgaaggcgaaggcggtgccgcaccagcagcagcaagcagcaagGCGCGGCTGCCGGTCGGCTGTCGTCACGGGGTTCCTCGCCGGCGTGCTCCTCTTCCGCGCCGCGCTCCTCGCCATCGAGGCCAGCGCCTCCCTCTGCCCTTCCGCCACCG GATGCTTGGACTGGAGGGCCGGGCTGGGGGACTGGCTctacggcggcagcggcgacgcgatGGAG GAATTCAGGAAGGAGTGGAGGAGAGGTCGCAGGGAGGCCAGCCTGTTGGATCCcgtggtggtggaggcggcacCGGATTCGCTGGACGGCCTCATGGCGGAGATGGACACCATGCTGGCGTCCTACGATCGGTTGGACATGGAAGCCGTGGTGCTCAAGATAATGGCCATG CTGCTGAAAATGGATCGGAAGGTCAAGTCGTCCAGAATTAGAGCTCTGTTCAACCGGCACTTGGCTTCGCTGGGCGTCCCCAAGAGCATGCACTGCCTCACCCTGCGGCTGGCCGAGGAGTTCGCGGTGAACTCCGCGGCTCGCTCTCCGGTGCCGCTGCCGGAGCACGCCCCTCGCCTGACCGACGGCTCGTATctccacgtcgccgtcgtgaCCGACAACGTGCTCGCGGCCGCCGTTGCCGTGGCTTCCACAGTCAGCAGCTCGGCCGACCCGGCGAGGCTGGTGTTCCACGTCGTCACGGACAAGAAGAGCTACGTCCCGATGCACTCGTGGTTCGCGCTGCACCCGGTTTCTCCGGCGGTGGTCGAGGTAAAGGGCCTGCACCAGTTCGACtggcacgacggcggcgccatcgccTCTGTTATGAGGACGATCGAAGAGGTTCAGAGAAGCTCAATGGAGTATCACCAGTGTGACAGGTCAGTTGTCAGGGAGTACAGGAGGCTTGAAGCCTCCAAGCCAAGCACGTTCTCTCTTCTCAACTACCTCAAGATCCACCTCCCAGAG TTCTTCCCGGAACTTGGGAGGGTGATACTCCTTGACGACGATGTCGTGGTGCGAGAGGACCTGAGCGGGCTATGGGAGCAGGCCCTCGGCGAGAACATCATAGGAGCCGTCGGCGGGGACcatgccggcgacgacggggccgTCTGCAACGAGAAGACGCTCGGTGATCACCTGAATTTCACAGACCCGGAAGTGTCAGCGCCATCACTAGGCCTCCAAAGTTCGCGATGCGCGTGGTCGTGGGGTGTCAACATCGTCGACCTCGACGCGTGGCGAAGAACAAACGTTACCGACACGTATCAGCTCTGGCTAGAAAAG AACCGGGAGTCGGGCTTCAGGCTGTGGAAGGTGggctcgctgccgccggcgctgaTAGCGTTCGACGGGCGGGTGCAGGCGGTGGAGCCGCGGTGGCATCTGCGGGGTCTCGGCTGGCACGCGCCGGACGCCGAGCTGCTGCATCGTTCAGCCGTCCTTCATTTCAGCGGGCCGAGGAAGCCCTGGCTGGAGGTCGCGTCCCCGGATCTCCGGAAGCTGTGGCTCGGACACCTCAACGGATCAGATAGCTTTCTACAAGGATGCGGCGTGGTCGAGCAACAGTAA
- the LOC102721879 gene encoding probable complex I intermediate-associated protein 30, translating to MSRLRALWQASVNATKRAIVWNSEDLIPPSEKYIFNFNSKDELKRWHLYSDSEYGGLSSASLEVTDGVAGGDTSSTGVFSGNLSLDMSEGSTWKIRRSGFCGMRSKKFNGFIDLDAYDTIAMKLRGDGRCYISTIYTENWVNSPGQQEDNSWQAFVYLPQDRWQIMKIPLDSYLPTWRGNVIEAQMEMNPARVVGMSLSVNVEGGVPGAKIGPGDFRLEIDWIKALRTL from the exons ATGTCGAGGTTGCGGGCGCTCTGGCAAGCCTCCGTTAACGCTACTAAGCGAG CAATTGTATGGAATTCAGAAGATCTAATCCCGCCAAGTGAAAAGTACATCTTCAATTTTAACTCAAAAGATGAGCTGAAAAGATGGCACTTGTATTCGGATTCTGAGTATGGAG GTTTATCTTCTGCGTCATTGGAGGTTACTGATGGTGTTGCTGGTGGGGATACTTCATCAACTG GTGTCTTTTCTGGCAACCTCTCTCTGGATATGTCCGAGGGATCAACATGGAAGATAAGGCGTAGTGGTTTCTGTGGAATGAGATCAAAGAAG TTTAATGGTTTCATTGATCTTGATGCATATGATACAATAGCAATGAAGCTCAGAGGGGATGGAAGATGCTACATATCTACT ATATACACAGAGAACTGGGTGAATTCACCTGGACAACAGGAAGATAATTCGTGGCAGGCCTTTGTGTACCTACCCCAGGACAGATGGCAAATCATGAAG ATCCCTCTTGATTCGTATCTACCTACATGGAGAGGAAATGTGATCGAAGCACAGATGGAGATGAACCCTGCTCGTGTTGTGGGAATGTCTCTCTCTGTAAATGTGGAAGGCGGTGTACCTGGTGCAAAGATTGGACCAGGCGATTTTAGGCTAGAGATTGATTGGATCAAGGCTCTGAGAACACTGTAA
- the LOC102722161 gene encoding uncharacterized protein LOC102722161: protein MLRVEQQQEEEFQEADILWPDAAQDLEFAQVYYSFVDAGADDDGEEHSGRKPCGQQKASSPIDIPTRKGAKGVKAPVGFSKLGQTLAGAGAGVSSIIVGSHVFVPPHVFVDHRRAKREKAMMTLVVPKGKARTMVMRE, encoded by the coding sequence ATGCTACGCGTAGAGCAGCaacaggaggaggagttcCAAGAAGCAGATATCCTATGGCCGGATGCAGCACAAGACCTGGAGTTTGCCCAGGTGTACTACTCTTtcgtcgacgccggcgccgacgacgacggcgaggagcacTCCGGCAGAAAGCCGTGCGGCCAGCAGAAAGCTTCTTCCCCCATCGACATCCCCACCCGGAAGGGCGCAAAAGGTGTGAAGGCGCCGGTGGGATTCAGCAAACTCGGCCAgaccctcgccggcgccggcgccggtgtcAGCAGCATCATCGTCGGTAGCCATGTCTTCGTGCCACCGCATGTCTTCGTTGATCACCGGAGGGccaagagagagaaggcgATGATGACGCTCGTCGTGCCGAAGGGGAAGGCGAGGACGATGGTGATGCGCGAGTAG
- the LOC102722638 gene encoding nascent polypeptide-associated complex subunit alpha, muscle-specific form has translation MRVSCGEVCACSGAWRAGRARELSYKDQPARELPLQASIRSSAALRSRVPIRSCEVVAMAKVLAFVSACCLLVASSAAARSLVGVNGRAFGSRKDYYTPGPSTVPHHSPASPSHSGPPCSPTPPHGGGGGYNPPSPSTGDAPPSPSSDTSPSTPSGGYYPPTPSVGDAPPSPSSDTSPTTPGGGYTPTPSDTPPSPSSDTSPTTPGGCFSPTPCGTPPSPSSGTSPTTPGGGYTPTPSDTPPSPSSGTSPTIPGGCSSPTSCGTPPSPSSGTSPTTPGGGYMPTPRDTPPSPSSGTSPTTPGGGYTPTPSDTPPSPSSGTSPTTPGGCSSPTPCGTPPSPSIGTSPTTPGGGYTPTPSETPPSPSSGTSPTTPGGCSTHTPCGTPPSPSIGTSPITPTPGGSYYPPTPSIGDAPPSPSSDTSPTTPGGGYNPPTPSTGGAPPSPSSDTSPTTPGVGSPSTPCDTPPSPSSGTSPTTPGGGYNPPTPSIGNVPPAPASGTSPSTPGGGYSPPTPCNAPPSPSSGTSPSTPGGGYSTSTPCNAPPSPSSGTSPTTPGGGYYPPAPTIGDVPPSPSSGTSPSTPGGGCSSSPTPCDAPPSPSSDASPTTPGGGYYPPTPSVGDVPPSPSTGTSPSTPGGGYSPSPSTGGYTPTPDVPISTPSTPYSPLVPTPPSSTTPTPFDPNTAPFPCTYWLSHPNVIWGLFGFWCPLVRLFGPTAAAPFGHDLTVTEALANKRTDGVGELYREGTASLLNSMVNSKFAFSTQQVKDAFSAALSSGDDRAAAAQAQLFKKANEGHVKR, from the exons ATGCGCGTGTCCTGCGGAGAGGTGTGTGCATGCAGTGGTGCATGGAGGGCAGGCAGAGCACGAGAGCTTTCGTATAAAGACCAACCAGCGCGCGAGCTGCCACTTCAAGCATCGATCAGATCATCAGCTGCGCTGCGAAGCAGGGTGCCCATCCGGAGTTGCGAGGTGGTTGCGATGGCTAAGGTTCTCGCGTTTGTGTCAGCTTGCTGCCTGCTCGtggcgtcctccgccgcggcgcgtaGCCTCGTCGGCGTCAACGGCAGGGCGTTTGGTAGCCGGAAGGACTACTACACTCCTGGTCCATCGACTGTCCCACACCACTCTCCAGCAAGTCCCAGCC ATTCGGGCCCGCCatgctcgccgacgccgccacacggaggtggtggaggctACAacccgccctcgccgtccaccggcgacgcgCCACCCTCACCATCCAGTGACACCTCGCCGAGCACACCGAGTGGAGGCTACTACCCGCCCACGCCGTCCGTCGGCGACGCGCCGCCATCACCGTCCAGTGACACCTCTCCCACCACGCCGGGTGGAGGCTacacgccgacgccgagcgaCACACCGCCCTCACCGTCCAGTGACACCTCTCCAACTACACCGGGTGGATGCTTCAGTCCCACGCCGTGCGGCACACCACCCTCGCCGTCCAGTGGAACCTCGCCCACCACGCCGGGTGGAGGCTACACGCCGACACCGAGCGACACGCCCCCCTCGCCGTCCAGTGGCACCTCTCCAACTATACCAGGTGGATGCTCCAGTCCCACGTCGTGCGGCacgccaccctcgccgtccAGTGGTACCTCTCCTACCACGCCGGGTGGAGGTTATATGCCGACACCGAGAGACacgccaccctcgccgtccAGTGGCACCTCTCCCACCACGCCGGGTGGAGGCTacacgccgacgccgagcgacactccgccctcgccgtccAGTGGCACCTCTCCCACTACACCGGGTGGATGCTCTAGTCCAACGCCATGCGGCACGCCACCTTCGCCGTCCATTGGTACCTCTCCTACCACGCCGGGTGGAGGCTATACGCCGACACCGAGCGAGACGCCGCCCTCACCGTCCAGTGGCACCTCTCCCACTACACCGGGTGGATGCTCTACTCACACGCCATGTGGCACGCCACCTTCGCCGTCCATTGGCACCTCTCCGATCACACCAACACCAGGTGGAAGCTACTACCCACCAACGCCATCCATTGGCGACGCACCACCCTCGCCGTCGAGTGACACCTCTCCGACCACGCCGGGTGGAGGATACAACCCGCCCACACCGTCCACTGGCGGCGCACCACCCTCGCCGTCAAGTGACACCTCTCCGACCACACCGGGCGTAGGTTCCCCGTCGACGCCATGTGAcacgccgccctcgccgtctagTGGCACGTCCCCTACCACGCCTGGTGGAGGCTACAACCCGCCCACGCCGTCCATTGGCAACGTGCCGCCCGCGCCAGCCAGTGGCACCTCCCCAAGCACACCGGGAGGAGGCTACTCTCCGCCTACACCGTGCaatgcgccgccgtcgccttctAGTGGCACCTCCCCATCCACACCGGGTGGAGGCTATTCTACGTCCACGCCGTGCaatgcgccgccgtcgccttcgaGTGGCACCTCCCCGACCACACCGGGTGGTGGATACTACCCGCCCGCGCCGACCATTGGCGACGTGCCGCCTTCTCCGTCCAGCGGCACCTCCCCAAGCACACCGGGTGGCGGCTGCTCGTCCTCACCCACGCCGTGCGACGCGCCACCCTCACCGTCCAGTGACGCTTCCCCGACAACACCTGGTGGAGGTTACTACCCACCCACGCCATCCGTTGGCGACGTGCCGCCCTCACCGTCCACCGGCACCTCGCCTTCCACACCGGGTGGAGGCTactctccctccccttccACCGGCGGCTACACGCCGACTCCGGATGTTCCGATCAGCACCCCGTCGACACCCTACTCCCCACTGGtgcccacgccgccgtcgagcacCACCCCGACGCCCTTCGATCCCAACACCGCGCCCTTCCCGTGCAC ATACTGGCTGTCGCACCCGAACGTTATTTGGGGCCTGTTCGGGTTCTGGTGCCCGCTGGTGCGTCTGTTCGGGCcgaccgccgcggcgccgttCGGGCACGACCTGACCGTGACGGAGGCGCTGGCGAACAAGCGCACGGACGGCGTGGGCGAGCTCTACCGCGAAGGCACGGCGTCGCTGCTCAACTCCATGGTGAACAGCAAGTTCGCCTTCAGCACGCAGCAGGTGAAGGACGCGTTCAGCGCCGCGCTCAGCTCAGGCgacgaccgcgccgccgccgcgcaggcgCAGCTCTTCAAGAAGGCCAACGAAGGCCACGTCAAGCGCTAG
- the LOC102722439 gene encoding uncharacterized protein LOC102722439: MASQRTVAVPARCAATWAEERRPFTDPIEIPAASGAARRDIDREDGEGDYGGGGEVVPPHVLLARRRAAFSMCSGQGRTLKGRDLRRVRDSVLRMTGFIES; encoded by the coding sequence ATGGCGTCGCAGCGGACCGTGGCGGTGCCGGCGAGATGCGCCGCGACGTgggcggaggagcggcggccgtTCACGGACCCGATCGAGATCCCGGCGGcctcgggcgcggcgaggcgggatATTGACAGGGAGGACGGGGAGGGCgactacggcggcggcggcgaggtggtgcCGCCGCACGTTCTCCtggcgcggcggagggcggcgttcTCGATGTGCTCGGGGCAGGGGCGGACGCTCAAGGGCCGGGACCTCCGCCGCGTGCGCGACTCCGTCCTGCGCATGACCGGCTTCATcgagagctag
- the LOC102721595 gene encoding probable galacturonosyltransferase 15 isoform X1, with the protein MKVYITSAAAEAGEATKAKAVPHQQQQAARRGCRSAVVTGFLAGVLLFRAALLAIEASASLCPSATGCLDWRAGLGDWLYGGSGDAMEEFRKEWRRGRREASLLDPVVVEAAPDSLDGLMAEMDTMLASYDRLDMEAVVLKIMAMLLKMDRKVKSSRIRALFNRHLASLGVPKSMHCLTLRLAEEFAVNSAARSPVPLPEHAPRLTDGSYLHVAVVTDNVLAAAVAVASTVSSSADPARLVFHVVTDKKSYVPMHSWFALHPVSPAVVEVKGLHQFDWHDGGAIASVMRTIEEVQRSSMEYHQCDRSVVREYRRLEASKPSTFSLLNYLKIHLPEFFPELGRVILLDDDVVVREDLSGLWEQALGENIIGAVGGDHAGDDGAVCNEKTLGDHLNFTDPEVSAPSLGLQSSRCAWSWGVNIVDLDAWRRTNVTDTYQLWLEKANRESGFRLWKVGSLPPALIAFDGRVQAVEPRWHLRGLGWHAPDAELLHRSAVLHFSGPRKPWLEVASPDLRKLWLGHLNGSDSFLQGCGVVEQQ; encoded by the exons ATGAAGGTGTACatcacgtcggcggcggcggaggctggcgaggcgacgaaggcgaaggcggtgccgcaccagcagcagcaagcagcaagGCGCGGCTGCCGGTCGGCTGTCGTCACGGGGTTCCTCGCCGGCGTGCTCCTCTTCCGCGCCGCGCTCCTCGCCATCGAGGCCAGCGCCTCCCTCTGCCCTTCCGCCACCG GATGCTTGGACTGGAGGGCCGGGCTGGGGGACTGGCTctacggcggcagcggcgacgcgatGGAG GAATTCAGGAAGGAGTGGAGGAGAGGTCGCAGGGAGGCCAGCCTGTTGGATCCcgtggtggtggaggcggcacCGGATTCGCTGGACGGCCTCATGGCGGAGATGGACACCATGCTGGCGTCCTACGATCGGTTGGACATGGAAGCCGTGGTGCTCAAGATAATGGCCATG CTGCTGAAAATGGATCGGAAGGTCAAGTCGTCCAGAATTAGAGCTCTGTTCAACCGGCACTTGGCTTCGCTGGGCGTCCCCAAGAGCATGCACTGCCTCACCCTGCGGCTGGCCGAGGAGTTCGCGGTGAACTCCGCGGCTCGCTCTCCGGTGCCGCTGCCGGAGCACGCCCCTCGCCTGACCGACGGCTCGTATctccacgtcgccgtcgtgaCCGACAACGTGCTCGCGGCCGCCGTTGCCGTGGCTTCCACAGTCAGCAGCTCGGCCGACCCGGCGAGGCTGGTGTTCCACGTCGTCACGGACAAGAAGAGCTACGTCCCGATGCACTCGTGGTTCGCGCTGCACCCGGTTTCTCCGGCGGTGGTCGAGGTAAAGGGCCTGCACCAGTTCGACtggcacgacggcggcgccatcgccTCTGTTATGAGGACGATCGAAGAGGTTCAGAGAAGCTCAATGGAGTATCACCAGTGTGACAGGTCAGTTGTCAGGGAGTACAGGAGGCTTGAAGCCTCCAAGCCAAGCACGTTCTCTCTTCTCAACTACCTCAAGATCCACCTCCCAGAG TTCTTCCCGGAACTTGGGAGGGTGATACTCCTTGACGACGATGTCGTGGTGCGAGAGGACCTGAGCGGGCTATGGGAGCAGGCCCTCGGCGAGAACATCATAGGAGCCGTCGGCGGGGACcatgccggcgacgacggggccgTCTGCAACGAGAAGACGCTCGGTGATCACCTGAATTTCACAGACCCGGAAGTGTCAGCGCCATCACTAGGCCTCCAAAGTTCGCGATGCGCGTGGTCGTGGGGTGTCAACATCGTCGACCTCGACGCGTGGCGAAGAACAAACGTTACCGACACGTATCAGCTCTGGCTAGAAAAGGCA AACCGGGAGTCGGGCTTCAGGCTGTGGAAGGTGggctcgctgccgccggcgctgaTAGCGTTCGACGGGCGGGTGCAGGCGGTGGAGCCGCGGTGGCATCTGCGGGGTCTCGGCTGGCACGCGCCGGACGCCGAGCTGCTGCATCGTTCAGCCGTCCTTCATTTCAGCGGGCCGAGGAAGCCCTGGCTGGAGGTCGCGTCCCCGGATCTCCGGAAGCTGTGGCTCGGACACCTCAACGGATCAGATAGCTTTCTACAAGGATGCGGCGTGGTCGAGCAACAGTAA